The following proteins come from a genomic window of Pseudochaenichthys georgianus chromosome 17, fPseGeo1.2, whole genome shotgun sequence:
- the pold3 gene encoding DNA polymerase delta subunit 3 isoform X2, translating to MDELYLDNIDEYVNDQDKIVTYKWLSLTLGVHVNTAKQMLFHYLDHRRKESSAQLHATYLVSGKCVDNGQASHKVSVIKEDKLEDFKSKMSLIVSVHVYSVQKALLKDSGPLYSVDYDAVKDNMKNCSKYSAIRCAGAVPVSSVEHTRAIQRAPSPEPESRKSAVNGSAHPASKPSTKPQKGIMGMFASKTSSKNQDDGKDVKSEQKEEAPVDDAPKSKPAVKANPMMNFFGSQAAKKPEKTVKQEEAPPSSSSVEQKRPQPEEEEKQAAVVKPKPKDTQKESRSKTKRVEESDSEDDKMDKKKRRRIKKPVSDSSDEDVIPDSPQQMETREPSPSPKKEIKAVSHSRQRDAEMKTRKRRRVLKSRTFLDEEGCMVTEKGYESESYSETEDDFQAAKPAPKHPVPAKRPASKPDEKKSQKKNSANANKGSKQASIMGFFQKK from the exons ATGGACGAGCTTTATTTGGATAACATCGACGAATATGTCAATGACCAGGATAAGATA GTGACCTATAAATGGCTGAGCCTCACTCTGGGAGTCCATGTCAACACAGCCAAACA AATGCTCTTCCATTATTTGGATCACAGGAGGAAGGAGAGTTCGGCTCAGCTCCATGCCACCTACCTCGTGTCAGGAAAGTGTGTGGACAACGGCCAAGCG AGTCACAAGGTGTCGGTTATAAAAGAGGACAAGTTGGAAG ACTTCAAATCCAAGATGAGCTTGATAGTCAGTGTCCACGTCTACAGTGTGCAGAAAGCTTTGCTGAAAGACAGCGGCCCGCTCTACAGCGTGGACTATGACGCCGTGAAGGACAATATGAAGAACTGCAGCAA GTACAGTGCGATCCGCTGTGCCGGCGCAGTGCCCGTGTCCTCCGTGGAGCACACGAGAGCAATCCAGAGAGCTCCTTCCCCGGAGCCTGAGAGCAGAAAGTCTGCCGTGAACGGGAGTGCTCATCCGGCGTCGAAGCCTTCCACCAAGCCACAGAAAGGCATCATGGGAATGTTTGCGAGTAAGACTTCTTCTAAGAACCAGGATGACGGCAAAGACGTTAAGTCTGAGCAGAAGGAGGAAGCACCTGTG GATGATGCCCCCAAAAGCAAGCCAGCTGTAAAAGCCAATCCGATGATGAACTTCTTTGGGAGTCAAGCAGCAA AGAAACCAGAAAAGACTGTGAAGCAGGAGGAAGCTCCTCCGTCGTCTTCATCAGTTGAGCAGAAACGTCCGCAgcccgaagaagaagaaaaacaagCTGCTGTCGTGAAGCCAAAACCTAAAGACACCCAGAAAGAGTCCAGGAG CAAAACCAAGCGAGTCGAGGAATCCGACAGCGAAGACGATAAAATGGACAAGAAAAAGAGACGCCGGATTAAGAAGCCCGTGTCAGACAGCAGCGATGAAGATG TGATTCCAGATTCTCCGCAGCAGATGGAAACGAGAGAACCGTCGCCGAGTCCTAAGAAGGAGATCAAGGCTGTTTCACATTCACGT CAGCGAGACGCTGAGATGAAGACGAGGAAGAGACGACGAGTCCTGAAATCTCGTACCTTTTTAGATGAAGAAGGATGCATGG TGACAGAGAAGGGCTATGAGAGTGAGTCGTACTCTGAAACAGAAGACGACTTCCAGGCCGCGAAACCAGCTCCGAAACATCCCGTCCCCGCAAAACGACCTGCGAGCAAACCGGACGAGAAGAAGAGCCAGAAGAAAAATAGCGCAAATGCAAATAAAGGATCGAAACAAGCTTCAATTATGGGATTTTTCCAGAAGAAATGA
- the pold3 gene encoding DNA polymerase delta subunit 3 isoform X1 — protein sequence MDELYLDNIDEYVNDQDKIVTYKWLSLTLGVHVNTAKQMLFHYLDHRRKESSAQLHATYLVSGKCVDNGQASHKVSVIKEDKLEDFKSKMSLIVSVHVYSVQKALLKDSGPLYSVDYDAVKDNMKNCSKYSAIRCAGAVPVSSVEHTRAIQRAPSPEPESRKSAVNGSAHPASKPSTKPQKGIMGMFASKTSSKNQDDGKDVKSEQKEEAPVDDAPKSKPAVKANPMMNFFGSQAAKKPEKTVKQEEAPPSSSSVEQKRPQPEEEEKQAAVVKPKPKDTQKESRSLPLSKTKRVEESDSEDDKMDKKKRRRIKKPVSDSSDEDVIPDSPQQMETREPSPSPKKEIKAVSHSRQRDAEMKTRKRRRVLKSRTFLDEEGCMVTEKGYESESYSETEDDFQAAKPAPKHPVPAKRPASKPDEKKSQKKNSANANKGSKQASIMGFFQKK from the exons ATGGACGAGCTTTATTTGGATAACATCGACGAATATGTCAATGACCAGGATAAGATA GTGACCTATAAATGGCTGAGCCTCACTCTGGGAGTCCATGTCAACACAGCCAAACA AATGCTCTTCCATTATTTGGATCACAGGAGGAAGGAGAGTTCGGCTCAGCTCCATGCCACCTACCTCGTGTCAGGAAAGTGTGTGGACAACGGCCAAGCG AGTCACAAGGTGTCGGTTATAAAAGAGGACAAGTTGGAAG ACTTCAAATCCAAGATGAGCTTGATAGTCAGTGTCCACGTCTACAGTGTGCAGAAAGCTTTGCTGAAAGACAGCGGCCCGCTCTACAGCGTGGACTATGACGCCGTGAAGGACAATATGAAGAACTGCAGCAA GTACAGTGCGATCCGCTGTGCCGGCGCAGTGCCCGTGTCCTCCGTGGAGCACACGAGAGCAATCCAGAGAGCTCCTTCCCCGGAGCCTGAGAGCAGAAAGTCTGCCGTGAACGGGAGTGCTCATCCGGCGTCGAAGCCTTCCACCAAGCCACAGAAAGGCATCATGGGAATGTTTGCGAGTAAGACTTCTTCTAAGAACCAGGATGACGGCAAAGACGTTAAGTCTGAGCAGAAGGAGGAAGCACCTGTG GATGATGCCCCCAAAAGCAAGCCAGCTGTAAAAGCCAATCCGATGATGAACTTCTTTGGGAGTCAAGCAGCAA AGAAACCAGAAAAGACTGTGAAGCAGGAGGAAGCTCCTCCGTCGTCTTCATCAGTTGAGCAGAAACGTCCGCAgcccgaagaagaagaaaaacaagCTGCTGTCGTGAAGCCAAAACCTAAAGACACCCAGAAAGAGTCCAGGAG TCTTCCTCTTAGCAAAACCAAGCGAGTCGAGGAATCCGACAGCGAAGACGATAAAATGGACAAGAAAAAGAGACGCCGGATTAAGAAGCCCGTGTCAGACAGCAGCGATGAAGATG TGATTCCAGATTCTCCGCAGCAGATGGAAACGAGAGAACCGTCGCCGAGTCCTAAGAAGGAGATCAAGGCTGTTTCACATTCACGT CAGCGAGACGCTGAGATGAAGACGAGGAAGAGACGACGAGTCCTGAAATCTCGTACCTTTTTAGATGAAGAAGGATGCATGG TGACAGAGAAGGGCTATGAGAGTGAGTCGTACTCTGAAACAGAAGACGACTTCCAGGCCGCGAAACCAGCTCCGAAACATCCCGTCCCCGCAAAACGACCTGCGAGCAAACCGGACGAGAAGAAGAGCCAGAAGAAAAATAGCGCAAATGCAAATAAAGGATCGAAACAAGCTTCAATTATGGGATTTTTCCAGAAGAAATGA